The Paenibacillus sp. FSL R7-0345 DNA segment GGCTTCCCGGATGCTTTGCACATGAGGCATGACATATAAGCCGTGTTTCAAAGCATTATTCTCCTTTTTCCATCAATTCTGCCTGCTCAGCAATCGACAGCGCCGAAATGATGTCTGTAATTTCCCCGTTCATTACCTGCTCCAGACGGTGCAGCGTCAGGCCGATCCGGTGATCGGTTACCCGGCTCTGCGGGAAATTGTACGTGCGGATCCGCTCACTGCGGTCGCCAGTACCGACCTTGCTCTTACGTTCCCCGGCATACTTCGCTTCCTCTTCCTGCCGTTTCACATCGGAAATCCGGGCACGCAGTACCTGCAACGCCTTCTCTTTGTTGGAGTTCTGCGATTTGCCGTCCTGACAGGTAGCTACGATACCGGTAGGAATATGGGTTACGCGCACAGCAGATTTAGTCGTATTAACGGACTGTCCGCCCGCTCCGCTGGAGCAGAACGTATCAACGCGGATGTCTTTATCATGAATCTCAATTTCAAAATCTTCCGCTTCCGGCATCACTGCTACCGTTGAAGTGGAGGTATGAATCCGTCCGCCGGATTCTGTGGCTGGAATACGCTGTACGCGGTGTGCGCCGCTTTCGTACTTCATCTTACTGTAAGCACCGCGGCCGTTAATCAGGAAAATAACTTCCTTGAAGCCGCCAAGGTCGTTTGAGTTCACATCCATCAGCTCAACGCGCCAGCCTTGGGCATCGGCATAACGGGTGTACATCCGGTACAGGTCGGAGGCGAACAGCGCCGCTTCATCCCCGCCGGCCGCGCCGCGGATTTCGACGATTACGTTCTTGTCGTCATTCGGATCCTTGGGCAGCAGCAGAATGCGGATTTTCTCCTCCAGCTCGGTCTGGCGCGAGGACAGGTCCTCGATCTCCATTTTGACCATTTCTTTCATTTCATCATCAAGCTTCTCGGCCTGCATCATCTTGGCTGCCTCGAGCTCTTCCATTACATTTTTATATTCAGCATAGGCCTCAAAGGCCGGCTGCAGATCGGATTGTTCTTTGGAATAGTCCCTCAGTTTCTTACTGTCGTTTGCAACATCCGGGTCACAAAGCAGTTCACTGAGTTTCTCATAGCGGTCCGCCAATGATTGCAATCGGTCCAACAACAAGGGAATTCACCTCTCCTGATTCAATATATTTCGCTTAAATACTTAAAATTACAGGTTACAGTAACAATAGATATACGACTTTATATTATAGCACCGTTCTTGTCAGTTGGCTACAGTACGGCGTGCTGAATGCGTATATCTTTGCAAAAAAGTTTCCAGCCGCCCTATAGTATGCAGAACCCTTTGTCATTTATTCCGACGGTCCTGCAAAAAGAAGCCATTTCAGCAGCGGATACCCGCCGCAAAAATGGCTTCCTATCTTTAAGCGCTAGCAGCTGTGCAATTTACACATTGAAACGGAAATGCATAACATCGCCGTCCTGAACCAGATATTCCTTGCCTTCGAGGCGCAGCTGTCCGCGTTCTTTGGCACCGTTCATTGAACCTGCAGCGAGAAGGTCGTTGTAGGCCACAACCTCGGCACGGATAAAGCCGCGTTCGAAGTCGGTATGGATAACACCGGCAGCGCCCGGCGCCTTGGTTCCTTTGCGAATCGTCCAGGCACGGACTTCCTGCACACCGGCAGTGAAGTAAGTGTACAGACCAAGCAGCTTATAAGCCGCTTTAATCAGACGGTTCAGACCGGATTCCTGCAGACCCAGCTCTTCGAGGAACATTTCTTTGTCTTCGCCTTCCAGCTCGGCAATTTCAGCCTCAACCTTGGCACTGATCGGCACTACTTCAGCATTCTCAGCAGCTGCAAATTCACGGACCTGCTTAACGTACGGGTTCTCCTCAGCAGTTGCCACTTCATCTTCGCCCACGTTAGCTGCATACAGCACCGGCTTCAGGGTCAGCAGGTGCAGATCGCGCACGATCAGCCGCTCGTCATCCGACAGCTCCAGGCTGCGCGCCGGTTTGTCTTCGTACAAAGCTTCCTTCACACGCTCCAGCACTTCAACTTCCTGGGCGTATTTCTTGTCGCCGCCCTTGATGTTTTTGCGGGAACGCTCAATGCGCTTCTCCACGCTTTCAAGGTCAGCCAGAATCAGCTCCAGGTTAATCGTCTGGATGTCGCTGATCGGATTAACCTTACCGTCTACGTGGGTTACATTCTCATCCACAAAGCAGCGGACAACATGCACGATTGCATCCACTTCACGGATGTGGGCGAGGAACTTGTTGCCCAGGCCTTCGCCTTTGCTCGCACCGCGTACCAGTCCGGCAATATCAACAAATTCAAAAGCGGTCGGAACTGTCTTGTTCGGCTGCACCAGCTCAGTCAGCTTGTCGAGACGCTCGTCCGGCACTTCCACGACACCGACATTCGGGTCAATGGTGCAAAAAGGATAGTTAGCGGATTCCGCACCCGCTTGTGTAATTGCGTTAAACAATGTAGATTTACCAACGTTTGGCAATCCGACGATACCAGCTTTCAAAGCCATTTATATGACAACTCCTATTTTCGGTTGTATTGATCCACCGCATAATTACCGACTTGTGATCTAAACCATTATATATTAGAACAAAACCGCCAGCAACAGCGGATGTCCGGGGGGTGTGTCAGAAAAAAGGCGGGGTCCGGACGCAGACTGTACAGCCGCTTCTATGGTATGTGTAGGAAGTAATGTGCGTTTTCCCCTGATGCGTGTGCTCTTCAGTATGAAAATACGGCAAAACACATCATTCCGCCTGCCCTTGGCCCGACCCATAATTCTAACGGACTCAGATGCGCTTATTCGAGCCAAAATCCGCTTTGAGGCACGCTAACGGACTCCAACGCTCTTATTTACGGAATTTTGTCTTGGTTGTGGTCGTTTGTGAGCAGATAAGAGCGGTACAGTCCGTTAGCGCTTCCGGCCAGCCGTTGCATCAAGAAGGGCGGCCGCAACCTGCGGATACAGTTACTTAATGGGGCAATCCAACCAGCAGCTTATCTGAGTAACTCAGCTGAACACTCCTCTATCCCCCGGCATGCGGCTTTTAAACCATTACAGCTGCTATTCCTCCCGTAACCTTTGGCAGCTCATGCTGGCTGCGGTGGTTTATAACACATCCGGCCGGGATCGTACCCGCACAGGCGCAAAGTAGCTTTTGCAAAATAGACAAAAAAAGACCCCTATGGAGTCTTTCAAGTCCAAGTCCAACTTCCAGCTCCGTTAAAGCTTTTTGGACATCGTAATATCCGTAATCCCGTAGCCCATCTTCTGATACAGCTTAAAGGCGCGGTCATTATCACCGAAGACATGCAGGCCGATCCGTGTTACTCCCATGGAGCGCGCCTCCTCATCCAGCAGTGTCAGCGCCATGCTTCCATATCCGTTCCGCTGGTAAGGCTCGAAGATATAAAAATCGTAAATAAAAGCTTCCTTGCCCTGGCGGCCCTGAACCACGTTAAACCAGATGTATCCGGCCTGGTCATCGCCGGCGTTCTCGACAATGGAATATAAGTAGGCACCTTCGGTGTACAAGCCCTGCGGCAGATAGCCGCTCATCTCTTCCTGAGACAGCTGCATCGCGGTGTCCTGCTCCCAGGCTCCGATTCTTATTTTGTCCTCCGCATAATCGCGGGTTGACTGCTTTAGAAAAAATTGAAAGGTCGGTTCGTCCATCCTGACCAGCTTAATCATGTGTCCAGCACTTCCTTTATACTTCATTAATTATTGGCGCTTCAGCAGACGGGGTGTTCCCCGCAGTGCTGACAGATCGGCTGCGCCGATGCCGAACATGGCAATCCGCAGCTCCAGCTCCACCTGAGCCAGCGCCCGGTCCAGCGCCTCCTCGGACTCCACCGCCGGCCCGAGCAGGCTGCGGCCGAAGCCGGCCAGATCAGCGCCGAGTGCGAGTGCTTTGGCGGCATCCACGCCATGCTTCAGGCCGCCGCTGCCGATCAGCGCGCCGTGCGGGGCGGCCGTCCGTACCCCGCGGATGCATTCAGCTGTCGGAATGCCCCAGTCGGCGAATGCCTCCGCTGCTGCCCGCCGCACAGGGTCGGTGCTGCGGAATTTCTCCACCTGGCTCCAAGAGGTGCCGCCTGCACCGGCCACATCGATGAAAGCCACGCCGGCATTGTACAGCCTGAGCGCAGTATCACCGTCGATGCCCCAGCCAACCTCCTTGATGCCGACTGGTACCGGCAGCGCCCGGCATACTTTTTCGATTTCGGCAAGCAGGGAAGCGAATCCGGTATTGCCTTCCGGCTGGAACACTTCCTGCAGCCCGTTCAGATGCAGCACAAGCCAGTCAGCCCCGGCGATCTCAACAGCCCGCCGGCACTCCTCTACACCGAATCCGTAGGACAGCTGCACGGCCCCGATATTGGCGATAATCGGTACGCCGGGCGCCCGCTCACGTACACGGAACGTCTCGGCCAGCTCCGCCCGCTCCACGGCTGCCCGGACAGAGCCGACACCAAGCGCCCAGCCCCGGCGACCGGCGATTTCAGCCAGTCTGGCATTAATCGCGCCAGTTGCCTTGCTGCCGCCAGTCATGGAGCTGATCAGCAGCGGTGTCTGAAGCTCACGCCCCAGGAAGGCTGTGCGCAGTGAGATGTCGTCGAAATTCAGCTCAGGCAGCGCATTATGCACAAACCGGTAATCTTCCAGCCCGGTCGTAATTCCGCTGCCGCCTACGTCCTCATTCAGACAGAGCCGTACATGCTCCAGCTTGCGCTCCCCTGTTGTGGAGGAAGGCAGCAGGGACTTCTCCCCGGCAGCGACTGGCAGCTGCGGGTCCCCGCCATCTTCAGCCGATGAGGATTGTGTAATCTTATACGGCAATTGTTCCATGCTGTCTCCTCCCTTGTTCCTGATCTGCACATCCAAAACCGTAAAATGCCGGACCGGCCGGCATCTCTTTTGCCAAGAGCACGCTTCATTATAGCATCGCTGTCCGGCAATTGACAGAAACGCAGGCCACTCCTAGCTTTCACCTGCAATATGCTCGCCTACAAGCCGTCCCGATAAGGATACGACCGGTGTCCCTCCCCCGGGATGCGTCGTTCCGCCCACATACCACAGCCCCTGAACATCCCGGGAACGGTTAGCCGGGCGGGAGAAGGTCTGGCGGACAGAATTGGAGGAGATGCCGTAAATCGCGCCCTGATGGGCAAGAGTGTCGGCAGCAATATTTTGCGGGGTATAACGCTGAAGCACCTCGGCCTGCTCCAGTCCCCCAATCCCGAAGCCGTTAAGTGTCTCTGTGATCCGCCGCCCGTATACCTCCGCCTCTCCGGCCCAGTCGCAGCCGCTGTTCAAATAAGGGGCGTTAGCCAGAATGAACAGATTGCTGCCATCCTCCGGGGCCATGCCGGGCTCAGAGTAACCGGAATAGCATACGTATACTGCCGGGTTTTGCGGAGGGCGTCTTTTGCCAAAAATGTCTGTGAACTCAGGCTCATACTGCTCCGGAAAAAATACCGTATGATGCAGCAGCTGCTCATATTTCTGCCTCACACCGGCAAGAGTCACCAGACCAGACAACGAGGGTTCATAGCGCGCGATCCTGCGGTCACTCATCGTCCTTCTGGCAGATCCAGGCAGCAGCATGCGGCTGACGCTGAGCACATCCCCGCCGGCAATAACAGTCCGCGCCGGATAAAAGCCGCGTGAAGTCTCAACCCCTTCGGCCCTTCCGCCAGCCACAGCGATGCCTGTAACCTCTGTTCCGGTAATGATTTCGACGCCCAGCCGCCGGGCCAGCGCCACCAGCCCTTCCACCAGCTTATATGTACCGCCTTTAACCCCGTATACTCCAAGTTTAGCCTCTACATGGCCCAGCATCGCAAAGATCGCCGGAGACTGGTAGGGGGATGATCCCACATAGGTGGCATAACGCCCCAGCATAGCAAGTGTATTGGGATGTCTGAAATAGCGCTGAAGCAGTGACTGCAGAGTTAGAAACGGCCGGACCCGCAGCAGGTCCCGTACCAGCGGCAGGGACAGCTTATCTTTCCAGGAGAGCAGCAGCCGGTTGAGGAACTGCTTTTCACTCAGCCTGTACAGCAGTTCAGCTTCGGCCATGAATTCCCTGTAGCGGTCAGCGTCATGAGGAGAGTAGGCTGCAATCTGTTCACGCATAAATGCCGTGTTCCCTGATAAGTCGACCGTATGCCCGTCTGCAAAAATATTCCGTGTCCGCGGCTCCAGCTCATACAGCTCGACGTACTCCTCCATCTCAGCGCCGGCAAGCTCGTAGAGCGAGCGGAATACATGCGGCATGGTTATAGTGCTCGGGCCCCTGTCAAAGGTATACCCTTGCTCCGTAACACGCTGCAGCTTGCCGCCAGGCTGTGCCTGCCGCTCCAGCACGG contains these protein-coding regions:
- a CDS encoding GNAT family N-acetyltransferase; the encoded protein is MIKLVRMDEPTFQFFLKQSTRDYAEDKIRIGAWEQDTAMQLSQEEMSGYLPQGLYTEGAYLYSIVENAGDDQAGYIWFNVVQGRQGKEAFIYDFYIFEPYQRNGYGSMALTLLDEEARSMGVTRIGLHVFGDNDRAFKLYQKMGYGITDITMSKKL
- the prfA gene encoding peptide chain release factor 1 is translated as MLDRLQSLADRYEKLSELLCDPDVANDSKKLRDYSKEQSDLQPAFEAYAEYKNVMEELEAAKMMQAEKLDDEMKEMVKMEIEDLSSRQTELEEKIRILLLPKDPNDDKNVIVEIRGAAGGDEAALFASDLYRMYTRYADAQGWRVELMDVNSNDLGGFKEVIFLINGRGAYSKMKYESGAHRVQRIPATESGGRIHTSTSTVAVMPEAEDFEIEIHDKDIRVDTFCSSGAGGQSVNTTKSAVRVTHIPTGIVATCQDGKSQNSNKEKALQVLRARISDVKRQEEEAKYAGERKSKVGTGDRSERIRTYNFPQSRVTDHRIGLTLHRLEQVMNGEITDIISALSIAEQAELMEKGE
- the fni gene encoding type 2 isopentenyl-diphosphate Delta-isomerase — translated: MEQLPYKITQSSSAEDGGDPQLPVAAGEKSLLPSSTTGERKLEHVRLCLNEDVGGSGITTGLEDYRFVHNALPELNFDDISLRTAFLGRELQTPLLISSMTGGSKATGAINARLAEIAGRRGWALGVGSVRAAVERAELAETFRVRERAPGVPIIANIGAVQLSYGFGVEECRRAVEIAGADWLVLHLNGLQEVFQPEGNTGFASLLAEIEKVCRALPVPVGIKEVGWGIDGDTALRLYNAGVAFIDVAGAGGTSWSQVEKFRSTDPVRRAAAEAFADWGIPTAECIRGVRTAAPHGALIGSGGLKHGVDAAKALALGADLAGFGRSLLGPAVESEEALDRALAQVELELRIAMFGIGAADLSALRGTPRLLKRQ
- the ychF gene encoding redox-regulated ATPase YchF; this encodes MALKAGIVGLPNVGKSTLFNAITQAGAESANYPFCTIDPNVGVVEVPDERLDKLTELVQPNKTVPTAFEFVDIAGLVRGASKGEGLGNKFLAHIREVDAIVHVVRCFVDENVTHVDGKVNPISDIQTINLELILADLESVEKRIERSRKNIKGGDKKYAQEVEVLERVKEALYEDKPARSLELSDDERLIVRDLHLLTLKPVLYAANVGEDEVATAEENPYVKQVREFAAAENAEVVPISAKVEAEIAELEGEDKEMFLEELGLQESGLNRLIKAAYKLLGLYTYFTAGVQEVRAWTIRKGTKAPGAAGVIHTDFERGFIRAEVVAYNDLLAAGSMNGAKERGQLRLEGKEYLVQDGDVMHFRFNV
- the crtI gene encoding phytoene desaturase family protein, whose protein sequence is MEREAVPLNKQAVIIGAGFGSLSCAVTLAAKGWKVTVLERQAQPGGKLQRVTEQGYTFDRGPSTITMPHVFRSLYELAGAEMEEYVELYELEPRTRNIFADGHTVDLSGNTAFMREQIAAYSPHDADRYREFMAEAELLYRLSEKQFLNRLLLSWKDKLSLPLVRDLLRVRPFLTLQSLLQRYFRHPNTLAMLGRYATYVGSSPYQSPAIFAMLGHVEAKLGVYGVKGGTYKLVEGLVALARRLGVEIITGTEVTGIAVAGGRAEGVETSRGFYPARTVIAGGDVLSVSRMLLPGSARRTMSDRRIARYEPSLSGLVTLAGVRQKYEQLLHHTVFFPEQYEPEFTDIFGKRRPPQNPAVYVCYSGYSEPGMAPEDGSNLFILANAPYLNSGCDWAGEAEVYGRRITETLNGFGIGGLEQAEVLQRYTPQNIAADTLAHQGAIYGISSNSVRQTFSRPANRSRDVQGLWYVGGTTHPGGGTPVVSLSGRLVGEHIAGES